The Clostridiaceae bacterium HFYG-1003 genome includes a window with the following:
- a CDS encoding M42 family metallopeptidase, translating into MNNQMIEQLRELIEIPSPTGYDREILPYIEGKIKESGLEILRLNKGAILAKLPGQSEEAILFSAHVDTLGAMVKEIKSNGRLKVSMLGGCPWISLDAENCLVRTAEDRRISGTFQGTKPSVHIDGGDVSKTERTQDTTELILDEKVESKEDAEKLGIEVGDFVFVDPRFAALPNGFIKTRYLDDKASVAILLEAIQALKAETLKNTLYFFISTYEEVGHGAAAGVPSQVREFIAVDMGAPGNGQNSSEFAVNICAKDSSGPYDLDIKERMVKLCKDQAIPYKVDIYTYYGSDASASLRAGHDLRTGLIGAGVFASHGYERTHIDSMQATLDLVLAYARAGLAPESR; encoded by the coding sequence ATGAACAACCAAATGATTGAACAACTGCGCGAGCTGATTGAAATACCCAGCCCGACCGGTTATGACCGCGAAATACTGCCCTACATCGAAGGAAAAATCAAAGAATCAGGTTTGGAAATCTTGCGGCTCAATAAAGGCGCCATCCTGGCCAAGCTGCCGGGACAGTCTGAAGAAGCCATTCTGTTCTCAGCTCATGTCGATACCCTGGGAGCCATGGTTAAGGAAATCAAGAGCAACGGCCGGCTGAAAGTCTCCATGCTGGGCGGCTGCCCCTGGATCAGTCTGGATGCTGAGAACTGTCTGGTTCGCACCGCCGAGGACCGCCGCATCAGCGGAACCTTCCAGGGAACCAAGCCCTCGGTGCATATTGACGGCGGCGATGTATCCAAAACCGAACGCACCCAGGACACCACGGAACTGATCCTGGACGAGAAGGTAGAAAGCAAGGAAGATGCTGAAAAACTGGGGATTGAGGTGGGTGACTTTGTGTTCGTGGATCCCCGCTTTGCGGCTCTCCCCAATGGTTTTATCAAGACCAGATATCTGGATGACAAAGCTTCCGTGGCCATCCTCCTGGAAGCGATTCAGGCCCTGAAGGCTGAAACCCTCAAAAATACCCTGTATTTCTTCATCTCCACCTACGAAGAAGTCGGTCACGGCGCAGCCGCCGGCGTTCCCTCCCAGGTCCGTGAATTCATCGCGGTTGACATGGGAGCACCCGGCAACGGTCAGAACTCCTCCGAGTTTGCCGTCAATATCTGCGCCAAGGATTCCAGCGGTCCCTACGATCTGGACATCAAGGAACGAATGGTGAAGCTGTGCAAGGATCAAGCCATTCCCTACAAAGTGGACATTTACACTTACTACGGATCCGATGCCTCCGCCTCGCTGAGAGCGGGCCACGATCTCCGCACCGGTCTCATCGGCGCCGGTGTTTTTGCCTCCCATGGCTATGAACGCACTCACATCGATTCCATGCAGGCAACCCTGGATCTCGTTCTGGCTTACGCCCGGGCCGGTCTTGCCCCGGAAAGCCGCTAA
- a CDS encoding VanW family protein translates to MKPARILTLTILCGALLSGCQGMSSLITGPQGSSLPGQTQGSASGQTSAAGTIPGQQTPGQTSYPASIPGSIPGTIPSTTPVATKSESELLVEQWGEKIYPGIIISGIKVGGLTYAEAEAKADEITTRVLARTIPFTVGTRKFAPTQSQLGLSVSFTAALASAQAAYRDLSVEERAQMIRTAPELRFELELTMNDGVLSNYVNKVADQVYRKATTQVTGLSLLKQTLIDKLDGMIRYTTKSSASFKASVKTTPKLVAGVKEGQAIIAKGTSRYSESLIPRAHNVRLATKRINGTVVQPGEVFSVLRTIKAPIVANGYRISQVYSGDSLVEGSGGGVCQVSSTLYNAVVRAGLELVERHTHSFSVLYLPYGMDATIYAPSLDFKFRNTLDYPITIKGTAVDGRVTFSIISDEDAMGGISYKFTQTNIVEGEKHWKIKYTDDLDKGEEEILVYPHPKASVTVWRKTYKDGKLIKTILWDKVSYRELVGVKRVGR, encoded by the coding sequence GTGAAACCTGCTCGTATTTTGACACTTACCATTCTTTGCGGCGCTCTTTTGAGCGGCTGTCAGGGAATGAGTTCCCTCATAACCGGTCCGCAAGGGTCCTCTTTGCCCGGTCAGACTCAGGGATCCGCTTCGGGGCAGACTTCAGCTGCCGGGACGATTCCGGGTCAGCAGACTCCGGGTCAGACCTCATACCCTGCCAGCATCCCCGGATCGATTCCCGGAACCATTCCGTCGACGACACCCGTCGCTACCAAGTCGGAGTCAGAACTTCTGGTGGAGCAATGGGGTGAAAAAATCTATCCCGGGATCATTATTTCCGGCATTAAGGTGGGCGGGCTGACCTATGCCGAAGCAGAGGCCAAAGCCGATGAAATCACCACCCGGGTTCTGGCCCGGACGATTCCGTTTACGGTGGGAACCAGGAAATTTGCGCCAACCCAGAGCCAGCTCGGGCTGAGTGTTTCGTTCACCGCGGCCCTGGCTTCCGCCCAGGCCGCCTACCGCGATCTGAGCGTGGAGGAACGGGCACAGATGATCCGGACGGCTCCGGAGCTTCGCTTTGAACTTGAATTGACCATGAATGACGGCGTCCTTTCAAACTATGTCAATAAAGTTGCCGATCAGGTCTACCGCAAGGCGACCACTCAGGTTACCGGGCTGAGCCTGCTCAAGCAGACCCTCATTGACAAGCTGGACGGCATGATTCGTTATACGACCAAGTCCTCTGCCAGCTTCAAGGCATCGGTCAAGACCACGCCGAAGCTTGTTGCCGGAGTCAAGGAGGGCCAGGCGATTATCGCGAAGGGTACCTCCCGCTACAGTGAAAGCCTGATTCCCCGCGCCCATAATGTCCGGCTTGCTACCAAACGCATCAACGGCACTGTGGTTCAGCCCGGAGAAGTCTTTTCTGTGCTGCGAACCATCAAAGCTCCGATCGTTGCCAACGGTTACCGGATCTCTCAGGTTTATTCCGGGGACAGTCTCGTAGAGGGCTCGGGCGGCGGTGTCTGCCAGGTTTCATCCACTCTCTACAATGCGGTGGTGCGGGCTGGTCTTGAGCTGGTGGAGCGCCACACCCATTCCTTCTCCGTACTCTATCTGCCCTATGGCATGGACGCCACAATCTATGCGCCGTCGCTTGATTTCAAGTTCCGCAACACCCTGGATTATCCCATTACCATCAAGGGAACCGCGGTGGACGGCCGAGTTACCTTCAGTATTATCAGCGACGAAGACGCCATGGGCGGCATCAGTTACAAGTTCACCCAGACCAATATCGTGGAAGGGGAGAAGCATTGGAAGATCAAGTACACGGATGATCTGGACAAAGGCGAAGAGGAAATTCTGGTTTATCCCCATCCCAAAGCGTCTGTCACCGTCTGGCGCAAGACCTACAAGGACGGCAAGCTGATTAAAACCATCCTGTGGGATAAAGTCAGCTACCGGGAACTGGTCGGAGTCAAGCGCGTCGGCCGGTAG
- a CDS encoding MoxR family ATPase: MNALENIIVQRILANVRKVIVGKDNEIIDILKGILSGGHILIEDLPGLGKTTIVKALARTMDLSFSRIQFTPDLLPSDITGISIYNQKEMNFEFRPGPVFANLVLADEINRTSPKTQSALLEVMEETQVSEGAVSYQLEKPFVVLATQNPIEYEGTFNLPEAQLDRFMMKTSIGYPDKEQEMNILKNFRVRNPLDELEPAVTRQDILHLMDQVRQVEVADAINDYIVRLAEETRTSNYLTIGVSPRASLALMRLSQAQALIKGRDYVIPEDVKYNVMLCFPHRVKLSSQARGRTLTEIDVIAAIVNYVKAPR; encoded by the coding sequence ATGAACGCATTGGAAAATATCATCGTACAGCGAATTTTAGCCAACGTCCGCAAGGTCATCGTCGGCAAGGACAACGAAATCATCGATATCCTCAAAGGAATCCTCTCCGGAGGTCATATTCTGATTGAGGATCTCCCGGGCCTGGGCAAGACGACCATTGTCAAAGCCCTGGCGCGTACCATGGACCTGAGTTTCTCCAGGATTCAGTTTACGCCGGATCTGCTGCCGTCGGATATTACGGGCATCTCCATCTACAACCAGAAGGAGATGAACTTTGAGTTTCGACCCGGTCCGGTGTTTGCCAATCTGGTCCTGGCCGATGAGATCAACCGGACCTCACCGAAAACCCAGTCCGCTCTGCTGGAGGTCATGGAGGAAACCCAGGTTTCAGAAGGGGCTGTGTCCTACCAGCTGGAGAAGCCGTTTGTGGTGCTGGCAACCCAGAATCCCATTGAGTATGAAGGGACCTTCAATCTGCCGGAAGCCCAGCTGGACCGGTTTATGATGAAGACGTCCATTGGCTATCCCGATAAGGAACAGGAGATGAACATCCTGAAGAATTTCCGGGTGAGGAATCCGCTGGATGAGCTGGAGCCGGCTGTGACCCGGCAGGATATTCTGCACCTGATGGATCAGGTGCGCCAGGTGGAAGTGGCTGACGCCATCAATGACTACATTGTGCGGCTGGCGGAAGAAACCCGGACGTCCAATTACCTGACCATCGGAGTGAGTCCCAGAGCTTCGCTTGCCCTGATGCGCCTGTCTCAGGCTCAGGCGCTGATTAAGGGGCGGGACTATGTGATCCCGGAGGATGTCAAATACAATGTCATGCTCTGCTTCCCTCACCGGGTCAAGCTTTCCTCCCAGGCCCGCGGCCGGACCCTGACGGAAATCGACGTCATCGCCGCCATTGTCAATTATGTCAAGGCTCCCCGCTAG
- a CDS encoding DUF58 domain-containing protein: MKIDLRYVFAASLAVLFSLSVGGYVANTLAMLSVLLLAASLLQILLFSRALRVELVEPQGRLEAGEKIRLAINLENRGFMNIPYIRSDAEHLGDHRVISIPARDRASLPYDFRPQVRGILDVGTVEVGVSDVLNILTRRRRIETRPVRIYPAVRSDRTRELALDTVGEGSLFRTYSRENPYVVRELRRYQPGDSFRKINWKVSARYNELLVRRGETTQEKDILIILDMNEKILQMDPEGIYENTLVTDALSLSRGLLEEGIPHGFIRTDSRHPFFDISTMEVFSQLEEDLLTQKADAREPLAEFIAEKKEFLHERGTLLFFTRPLSSDLEACEQLIHERNEVVVFAPQLGKSGAELSGSRLILKELEGPGYEMA, encoded by the coding sequence ATGAAAATCGATCTTCGTTATGTCTTTGCGGCCAGTCTGGCAGTGCTGTTTTCTCTCAGTGTGGGCGGCTATGTCGCCAATACGCTGGCGATGCTGTCCGTTCTTCTCCTGGCGGCTTCCCTGCTGCAGATCCTTTTGTTCTCCCGAGCGCTCCGGGTGGAGCTGGTCGAACCCCAGGGCAGGCTCGAAGCGGGAGAGAAAATCCGCCTGGCCATTAATCTGGAAAATCGCGGGTTCATGAACATACCCTATATCCGGTCCGACGCGGAGCATCTGGGGGATCACCGGGTGATCTCGATTCCGGCCAGAGACCGGGCCAGTCTGCCCTATGACTTTCGTCCGCAGGTGCGTGGCATCCTGGATGTGGGCACCGTTGAAGTCGGCGTTTCGGATGTCTTGAATATTCTGACCCGCCGCCGCCGGATCGAAACCCGTCCGGTCAGAATCTATCCGGCCGTCCGCTCGGACCGGACCCGGGAACTGGCGCTGGATACCGTGGGCGAAGGGTCTTTGTTCCGGACGTATTCCCGGGAAAATCCCTATGTGGTCCGGGAACTGCGCCGCTATCAGCCGGGGGATTCCTTCCGCAAAATCAACTGGAAGGTGTCGGCCCGATACAATGAACTTCTGGTGCGCCGCGGCGAGACCACTCAGGAGAAGGACATCCTGATCATTCTGGATATGAACGAAAAGATCCTGCAGATGGATCCCGAGGGGATCTATGAAAACACCCTGGTGACGGATGCGCTCAGCCTGTCGCGAGGGCTGCTGGAAGAAGGGATCCCCCATGGCTTTATCCGCACAGATTCAAGACATCCCTTCTTTGATATTTCGACCATGGAAGTGTTCAGCCAGCTGGAAGAGGATCTGCTGACACAGAAGGCCGATGCCCGGGAACCGCTGGCGGAGTTCATCGCGGAGAAGAAGGAGTTTCTCCATGAGCGGGGGACCCTGCTGTTTTTCACCCGGCCGCTGTCATCGGATCTGGAAGCCTGTGAACAGCTGATCCATGAACGCAACGAAGTGGTGGTGTTTGCACCTCAGCTTGGAAAAAGCGGGGCGGAGCTGTCGGGCAGCCGCCTGATTCTGAAGGAACTGGAGGGACCCGGCTATGAAATGGCTTAA
- a CDS encoding DUF3488 and transglutaminase-like domain-containing protein, producing the protein MKWLKKNRVKVLVLLIHSLMLTKLLLDAYEVRRTDPFGYLPPLLGVAIPVLLIGIGLAGLLRDLKPVYGLFLLIGALFLWQTYHYDTGEIIRSVQGINDKLSASRPLVYQDFAYLLENIVILVLALSFLTIYAYPWNLLLTDLAFLFFLWAVDSLTDPAAVLTSFVFLWAFVLVHERILARDAEYATFRVHRIDGRARMLQGIAIALCLGLITMSAVPERKGTYYEKIWMKANDYLMQDDFLPGNYFLDAFSLSRTGYQDSSTRLGGNVTLDQTIALRLAEDIPEYLRGNTKRVYTGRIWEKSDFLYRTDNAASSLVTQAYRSAAQKRLTVLPEELLTSSLFVPVYPGSVTLSDRSRDNRIYYSIQDQTFMVSEEQADPYTVVYYDQEAVEDYAMAAVDPAVPEDRRDYLQLPDTITQRTVDLVEDIVGDREDPAEKMLALTTYLRDNYEYTLSPGSFPEGDFVDHFLFEVREGYCVYYATALTVMLRIAGIPARYVEGFRVSSEVDTQGNRLVRNSDAHAWAEVLTDPERDLWTIWDATGTAREHGQTGGGTGSNPTPTEPGGTPATTPIRTLAEDTLPDTTPGNGAAPTPGETTSERNLPPWLSVSWIGLISLGGLILWKKQRVKRLLEDPGDQAFLDFIIRLLKESGLEITESQTLSEISRRIPDHELQRQFIRYGEAHYKARYGSTPHSVAAAVRARLLEETLRYHRITSSRPRHLLRRWIL; encoded by the coding sequence ATGAAATGGCTTAAGAAAAACCGGGTGAAAGTGCTGGTCCTTCTGATCCACAGCCTGATGCTGACCAAACTGCTCCTGGATGCCTATGAGGTGCGCCGCACGGATCCCTTTGGCTATCTGCCGCCGCTTCTGGGCGTGGCGATCCCTGTGCTTCTGATCGGCATCGGCCTGGCCGGTCTGCTTCGCGACCTGAAGCCGGTTTATGGATTGTTCCTTCTGATCGGGGCACTCTTCCTATGGCAGACCTATCATTATGACACCGGGGAAATCATCCGCTCGGTTCAGGGCATCAACGACAAGCTCAGCGCTTCGCGCCCCCTGGTTTATCAGGATTTTGCCTATCTCCTGGAAAATATTGTGATCCTGGTGCTGGCGCTGTCCTTCCTCACGATCTATGCCTATCCCTGGAATCTGCTCCTGACGGATCTGGCATTCCTGTTCTTTTTATGGGCGGTGGACAGCCTGACCGATCCTGCCGCCGTCCTGACGTCCTTTGTCTTTCTGTGGGCGTTTGTGCTGGTCCATGAACGAATTCTGGCCCGTGACGCCGAGTACGCGACGTTCCGGGTTCACCGGATTGACGGGCGGGCGCGGATGCTGCAGGGAATTGCCATCGCGCTCTGTCTGGGACTGATTACGATGAGTGCGGTCCCCGAGCGCAAGGGGACCTATTATGAAAAAATCTGGATGAAAGCCAATGATTACCTTATGCAGGATGATTTTCTGCCGGGCAATTATTTTCTGGATGCCTTTTCTTTAAGCCGAACCGGTTATCAGGACTCCTCCACCCGTCTGGGCGGAAATGTCACGCTGGATCAGACCATTGCCCTGCGCCTGGCCGAGGACATCCCTGAGTACCTGCGCGGCAATACCAAGCGGGTCTATACCGGCCGCATCTGGGAAAAGAGTGATTTTCTTTACCGAACGGACAACGCCGCCTCCAGCCTGGTGACCCAGGCCTACCGCAGCGCGGCGCAGAAACGACTGACTGTCCTTCCGGAGGAACTGCTGACCTCCTCGCTGTTTGTTCCGGTTTATCCCGGATCGGTGACACTGTCTGACCGAAGCCGCGACAACCGCATCTATTACAGCATTCAGGACCAGACCTTCATGGTCAGCGAAGAACAGGCTGACCCCTATACCGTGGTCTACTATGACCAGGAAGCGGTGGAGGACTATGCAATGGCCGCCGTCGATCCGGCAGTGCCGGAGGACCGGCGGGATTACCTGCAGCTGCCGGATACCATAACCCAGCGCACCGTTGACCTGGTGGAAGACATTGTGGGGGATCGGGAGGATCCGGCGGAAAAGATGCTGGCGCTGACCACCTATCTCAGGGATAATTATGAATACACGCTTTCCCCGGGCTCGTTCCCGGAGGGGGATTTTGTGGACCACTTCCTGTTTGAGGTCCGGGAAGGGTACTGTGTTTACTATGCCACGGCTCTGACCGTAATGCTGCGGATTGCCGGGATTCCGGCCCGTTATGTCGAGGGATTCCGGGTGTCGTCGGAAGTGGACACCCAGGGCAATCGCCTGGTGCGGAATTCGGATGCGCATGCCTGGGCTGAGGTTCTGACCGATCCGGAACGCGATCTCTGGACGATCTGGGATGCCACGGGGACTGCCCGGGAACACGGGCAGACCGGCGGTGGCACCGGTTCGAATCCAACTCCGACGGAACCCGGCGGGACGCCTGCAACGACTCCGATCCGAACCCTGGCCGAGGACACGCTGCCCGATACCACCCCGGGCAACGGAGCCGCCCCCACGCCAGGAGAAACCACCAGTGAACGGAACCTGCCTCCCTGGCTGTCTGTTTCCTGGATCGGACTGATCAGCCTGGGCGGACTGATCCTGTGGAAAAAACAGCGTGTGAAGCGACTGCTGGAAGATCCCGGGGATCAGGCTTTCCTGGACTTCATCATCCGGCTGCTGAAGGAATCCGGTCTCGAAATCACCGAATCCCAGACCCTGTCCGAAATCAGCCGGCGCATTCCCGATCATGAACTGCAGCGTCAGTTCATCCGGTACGGGGAAGCTCATTATAAGGCACGCTACGGGTCGACACCCCACAGCGTTGCGGCCGCCGTTCGGGCCCGGCTTCTGGAGGAGACCCTGCGCTATCACCGAATCACCAGTTCCAGACCGCGCCATCTGCTGCGGCGCTGGATCCTGTGA
- a CDS encoding Cof-type HAD-IIB family hydrolase: MVKLICLDIDGTLLDPELNISRENREAIRLAQEHGIAVTLATGRMFASALIYARELKLDVPLVTMNGALIKHPFTQAKLHELRLGRRELGEVIAKITSAGYQPNFYDEFNLYAGSGLQRYYDNRILASLDPRYRIVEMGGEFSYQDLMDRYGDQVLKGIFFPSLEDTEPLRAALQEIGSIAVVSSAPTNLEITHHEADKGRGIRLLGESMGISPEEIMVIGDSENDRTMLEAAGYSVAMGNASASIQAAAKFVTLDNTQHGVARAIRDIALGGL; encoded by the coding sequence ATGGTAAAACTGATCTGCCTGGACATCGACGGAACCCTCCTGGATCCGGAACTGAACATATCAAGGGAGAACCGGGAGGCAATCCGCCTGGCGCAGGAGCATGGCATCGCTGTTACGCTCGCTACGGGACGAATGTTTGCCTCTGCCCTGATTTACGCCAGAGAGCTTAAGCTTGATGTGCCGCTGGTGACGATGAACGGAGCCCTCATTAAGCATCCCTTCACCCAGGCCAAGCTGCATGAACTCCGCCTGGGCAGGCGGGAGCTGGGTGAGGTGATCGCGAAGATTACATCGGCCGGATATCAGCCCAATTTCTATGATGAATTCAATCTGTATGCCGGCAGCGGCTTGCAGCGCTATTACGACAACCGCATTCTGGCCAGCCTGGATCCAAGATATCGCATTGTGGAAATGGGGGGAGAGTTCTCCTACCAGGATCTGATGGACCGCTACGGTGATCAGGTGCTGAAGGGGATTTTCTTCCCGTCATTGGAGGATACGGAGCCCCTGCGGGCTGCTCTTCAGGAGATCGGCTCCATCGCGGTGGTATCCTCTGCTCCCACCAATCTTGAAATAACGCATCACGAGGCCGACAAGGGCCGGGGGATCCGGCTTCTGGGAGAATCCATGGGGATCAGCCCTGAGGAAATCATGGTGATCGGGGACTCGGAGAATGACCGCACGATGCTCGAAGCGGCCGGCTATTCGGTTGCCATGGGCAACGCCTCAGCCTCAATCCAGGCTGCGGCCAAATTTGTGACTTTGGACAATACTCAGCACGGGGTGGCTCGCGCCATCCGGGACATCGCTCTAGGAGGACTATGA
- the trmL gene encoding tRNA (uridine(34)/cytosine(34)/5-carboxymethylaminomethyluridine(34)-2'-O)-methyltransferase TrmL, giving the protein MINIVLYQPEIPQNTGNIGRTCVLTGSRLHLIKPLGFEISDKQIRRTGLDYWKDVDLEIHESWQDFCARYPEAVIYAISTKGSQYYHDVAYQDGDFILFGRESSGLPDEIRNSLADRLIRLPMIQTSTRSLNLSNTVAVVAYEAMKQLGFPQMK; this is encoded by the coding sequence ATGATAAATATCGTATTGTACCAGCCGGAGATTCCGCAGAATACCGGCAACATTGGCAGAACCTGCGTCCTGACCGGATCCCGGCTTCATCTGATCAAGCCCCTGGGATTCGAAATTTCCGACAAGCAGATCCGGCGGACCGGTCTGGATTACTGGAAGGATGTGGATCTGGAAATCCATGAGAGCTGGCAGGATTTTTGCGCCAGGTATCCTGAGGCAGTCATCTATGCCATCAGCACCAAGGGCAGCCAATATTACCATGACGTTGCCTATCAGGATGGGGATTTCATTCTGTTCGGGCGGGAATCCAGCGGACTGCCGGATGAAATCCGAAACAGCCTGGCAGACCGTCTGATCCGACTTCCCATGATCCAGACCAGTACCCGGTCGCTCAATCTCTCTAATACCGTGGCAGTTGTTGCCTATGAAGCGATGAAGCAGCTGGGCTTTCCTCAGATGAAGTAG
- a CDS encoding 6-phosphofructokinase gives MGNNLLIAQSGGPTSVINASLAGAIRSAMASPAIGKIFGALHGLEGVLKNQIIDVESAFAQEEAFECLKRTPSMALGSCRFKLAKEPDDNYESIARRLRELEIGYFMYIGGNDSMDTVNKLSNYFEESGMEIKCIGIPKTIDNDLVETDHTPGYGSAARFVAHSLREIFCDASVYDRNSVTIVEIMGRNAGWLTAASVLARNEKFNAPHLVYLPEVPFDREQFVERIKELSQQQKVIVVAVSEGIKFASGEYVNVQPKSEFDSFGHAALSGSGRYLEDIVRKEFGFKTRTIEFSLLQRSAAHLSSDVDVEEAYACGEKAVECAVAGMNRVMVTMQRVSSDPYRVDYVPMDVARIANREKPIPREWISPDGTDLTQEFVDYALPLLGSDPLPEFFLFDKSKTL, from the coding sequence ATGGGAAATAATTTATTGATTGCTCAATCCGGAGGTCCGACTTCGGTCATCAACGCTTCCCTGGCCGGAGCCATCCGGTCAGCGATGGCCAGTCCGGCTATCGGCAAGATTTTTGGCGCGCTGCACGGTCTGGAAGGTGTGCTGAAGAATCAGATTATTGATGTGGAGAGCGCCTTTGCCCAGGAGGAGGCTTTTGAGTGTCTTAAGCGGACTCCGTCCATGGCGCTGGGCTCCTGTCGCTTCAAGCTGGCCAAGGAACCGGATGATAACTATGAATCCATTGCCCGCCGTCTGCGGGAGCTGGAAATCGGCTATTTCATGTACATTGGCGGCAATGACTCCATGGATACGGTGAACAAGCTCTCCAATTACTTCGAGGAATCGGGGATGGAGATCAAATGCATCGGCATTCCCAAGACCATAGACAATGACCTGGTGGAAACTGATCACACACCGGGATATGGCTCTGCGGCCCGATTCGTCGCCCACAGCCTGCGCGAGATCTTCTGTGACGCCTCGGTGTATGACCGGAATTCCGTCACCATCGTCGAGATCATGGGCCGTAACGCCGGCTGGCTGACCGCCGCGTCGGTACTGGCCCGGAATGAAAAGTTCAATGCGCCGCATCTGGTCTATCTGCCGGAAGTTCCCTTTGACCGGGAGCAGTTCGTAGAACGTATCAAGGAGCTGTCGCAGCAGCAGAAGGTTATTGTCGTGGCCGTCTCGGAAGGCATTAAGTTTGCATCCGGTGAATATGTCAATGTTCAGCCCAAATCGGAATTTGATTCCTTCGGCCACGCCGCCTTGTCCGGTTCCGGACGCTACCTGGAAGACATTGTCCGCAAGGAGTTCGGATTCAAGACGCGAACCATTGAATTCAGCCTGTTGCAGCGGTCGGCCGCCCACCTGTCCTCGGATGTGGATGTAGAAGAAGCTTATGCCTGCGGCGAGAAGGCCGTGGAGTGTGCCGTGGCCGGAATGAACCGTGTCATGGTGACGATGCAGCGAGTCAGTTCCGATCCTTACCGGGTAGACTATGTGCCGATGGATGTGGCCAGGATCGCCAACCGGGAGAAACCGATTCCCCGGGAGTGGATCTCCCCGGACGGTACGGACCTGACACAGGAGTTTGTGGACTACGCTCTGCCGCTGCTGGGAAGCGATCCGCTGCCGGAATTCTTCCTGTTCGACAAGAGCAAAACCCTTTGA
- a CDS encoding BMP family ABC transporter substrate-binding protein has product MNKRITAVVASMMMMATIVAGCKPTTPTTTPAGTQTSTTTPVSKPDVTGKSVGMSTDEGGKGDKSFNDAGIAGLDKIKSEFGLNYDLIETKDPSQIQQNLETIVSKDEMAVTVGFKMMDAVKLVATANPEKKFLLVDGVVDLPNVKNVLFKEHEGSFLLGVIAGMMTKTNKIGFIGGMEGEVIGRFESGFAAGVMSVNPEAGKLLVPQGNAKHGEFVSYAGNFSDAGKGKEIAKEMYGRGADVIYHAAGGVGIGLFDAAQEVKKYAMGVDSDQALLLPDKADVILVSMMKRVDVAVYNAVKSYIDGTFKNGVENLGLKEDAVGLSDTIHPDLKAKPEVLTKVDEFKQKIVGGSLVVPATLEELKTFKP; this is encoded by the coding sequence ATGAACAAGAGAATCACCGCGGTCGTCGCATCCATGATGATGATGGCCACCATCGTGGCCGGATGCAAACCGACCACACCAACCACTACTCCGGCAGGAACACAGACTTCGACAACAACACCGGTCAGCAAGCCGGACGTTACCGGAAAATCAGTGGGAATGTCTACGGATGAAGGCGGAAAGGGCGACAAGTCCTTCAATGACGCCGGTATTGCCGGTCTGGATAAGATCAAGAGTGAATTCGGATTAAACTATGATCTGATCGAAACCAAGGATCCGAGCCAGATTCAGCAGAACCTGGAAACCATCGTATCCAAGGATGAAATGGCCGTTACCGTCGGATTCAAAATGATGGATGCCGTTAAGCTGGTTGCGACCGCCAATCCGGAAAAGAAATTCCTTCTGGTTGATGGAGTGGTCGATCTGCCCAACGTCAAGAACGTTCTTTTCAAGGAACATGAAGGTTCCTTCCTCCTGGGCGTCATCGCCGGAATGATGACCAAGACCAACAAAATTGGCTTTATCGGCGGTATGGAAGGCGAAGTCATCGGACGGTTTGAGTCCGGATTTGCAGCCGGTGTCATGAGCGTGAATCCCGAAGCCGGAAAGCTTCTCGTTCCCCAGGGCAACGCAAAGCACGGTGAATTTGTCAGCTACGCCGGAAACTTCTCGGATGCAGGCAAGGGCAAAGAAATTGCCAAGGAAATGTATGGCCGCGGCGCTGACGTCATATACCACGCAGCCGGCGGAGTCGGCATCGGACTGTTCGACGCAGCTCAGGAAGTCAAGAAATACGCCATGGGCGTTGACTCTGACCAGGCTCTCCTGCTCCCGGACAAAGCAGATGTCATCCTCGTTTCCATGATGAAGCGGGTAGACGTTGCTGTGTACAACGCAGTAAAATCCTACATTGACGGTACGTTCAAGAACGGCGTGGAAAACCTGGGACTCAAGGAAGACGCAGTTGGATTGTCTGATACAATCCATCCCGATCTGAAAGCCAAGCCAGAAGTCCTGACTAAGGTTGATGAATTTAAGCAAAAGATCGTCGGCGGATCCCTGGTGGTTCCGGCAACATTGGAAGAACTTAAGACCTTCAAGCCCTAA